In the Phaeobacter gallaeciensis genome, one interval contains:
- a CDS encoding serine hydrolase domain-containing protein, producing the protein MHRTADSQKPKTAREIGIMQGFPPPPEKRPTLDNWDLAPFNRWSFQNMRRLFPTADVRSGPAAAAPLPVALQDLSEVCFATGAGTRQSVGDWLWQSYTDGFLVLHGGAIVTEFYANDFHAEAAHLGQSVSKSVIGILAGILHGEGLLDLAAPLEEIVPELAGTGYAGCTVDQALDMLSGVRFSEGYGLPGSDMTRVDIASGWRPVRDGEIKPTIRDVILSLPQERAHGLGFSYRSIETDVIAWALERVSGTDLSALLSDRIWRRLGCEQDGFFTVDDAGTALADGGFNASLRDYARFGHMVLNGGRVGDDQIVPEAWIDGICTGADPSKFGAPYDVLSPQGAYRRFWWVHDPGRGVFMARGVFGQLIFIDRSADVVIVKLSSWPDYLIPAFGLDAVQACEAIVSALD; encoded by the coding sequence ATGCACCGGACAGCAGACAGTCAGAAGCCGAAAACGGCGCGGGAAATCGGCATCATGCAGGGATTTCCGCCGCCGCCGGAAAAACGGCCGACGCTGGACAACTGGGATCTGGCCCCCTTCAATCGCTGGTCCTTCCAGAACATGCGGCGCCTGTTTCCCACGGCGGATGTGCGCAGCGGTCCCGCTGCGGCTGCGCCGCTGCCAGTTGCGCTGCAGGATCTGTCAGAGGTCTGTTTTGCCACCGGCGCAGGCACCCGCCAGTCGGTCGGCGATTGGCTGTGGCAAAGCTACACCGACGGGTTTTTGGTGCTGCACGGTGGCGCCATCGTCACCGAGTTCTACGCCAATGATTTTCATGCCGAGGCGGCGCATCTGGGGCAGTCGGTCTCCAAATCCGTGATCGGCATCCTCGCCGGGATCTTACACGGCGAGGGGCTGCTGGATCTGGCTGCCCCGCTGGAGGAGATCGTGCCGGAACTGGCGGGCACCGGCTATGCGGGTTGCACGGTGGATCAAGCGCTGGACATGCTGTCCGGTGTGCGGTTCTCTGAGGGTTATGGGCTGCCGGGCAGCGACATGACCCGGGTCGATATCGCCTCGGGTTGGCGCCCGGTGCGGGACGGGGAGATCAAGCCGACCATACGCGACGTGATCCTCTCCCTACCGCAGGAGCGGGCGCATGGGCTCGGCTTCTCCTATCGGTCGATTGAAACCGATGTCATTGCCTGGGCGCTGGAGCGGGTCAGCGGTACGGATCTGTCTGCGCTGCTGTCCGACCGGATCTGGCGTAGACTTGGCTGTGAACAGGATGGGTTCTTTACCGTCGATGATGCGGGCACCGCGCTGGCCGATGGGGGGTTCAACGCGAGCCTGCGGGACTATGCCCGGTTCGGGCACATGGTGCTGAATGGCGGCCGGGTTGGCGATGACCAGATCGTGCCCGAGGCCTGGATCGATGGTATCTGCACAGGCGCGGATCCATCGAAATTCGGCGCGCCCTATGACGTGCTGTCACCGCAAGGCGCCTATCGGCGGTTCTGGTGGGTGCACGATCCCGGGCGCGGCGTGTTCATGGCCCGGGGTGTGTTCGGTCAGCTGATCTTTATCGATCGCAGCGCCGATGTTGTGATCGTAAAGCTGTCGAGCTGGCCTGACTATCTGATCCCGGCCTTTGGTCTGGATGCCGTGCAGGCCTGCGAGGCCATCGTCAGCGCGCTGGACTAG
- a CDS encoding extracellular solute-binding protein — translation MKLTILKAGLTSVIALSAAAANAEGTLNIYNWGNYTNPEMIEKFEKQYGIDVTLDGYDSNETMLAKVKEGGSGYDIVVPGDYMVAIMVGEGLLAEINASGMENFKNLDPNWVDVYWDPGRKYSVPYQWGTTSFTVDSAVYGGDIDTLEIVFNPPEELKGRINMLNDMNDVINAGLRYLDYPRCNSDPAQMKELLALLLKAKEDWRTMDYAVIEKLTSKDVDLSQSWNGAAMRARADRPTLKYAYPKEGFTGWMDNVAVLADAPNMENAMLFVNFMMEPENAAMTSNFARYANGVIGSEEFMDAEMLEAPEIVMPEGAPVPDFVKPCDQDVVAMYNKVWTRLKQ, via the coding sequence ATGAAACTGACGATCCTTAAGGCGGGGCTCACCTCCGTCATCGCCCTCAGTGCGGCTGCAGCTAACGCCGAAGGCACGCTGAACATCTACAACTGGGGCAATTACACCAACCCCGAGATGATCGAGAAATTCGAAAAGCAGTATGGCATTGACGTCACGCTGGACGGCTATGACAGCAACGAAACCATGCTGGCCAAGGTCAAGGAAGGCGGCAGCGGATACGACATCGTGGTCCCGGGCGACTATATGGTCGCCATCATGGTGGGCGAGGGGCTGCTGGCCGAAATCAACGCCTCCGGAATGGAGAACTTCAAGAACCTCGATCCGAACTGGGTCGATGTCTACTGGGATCCGGGCCGCAAATACTCAGTACCCTATCAGTGGGGCACCACCAGCTTTACCGTCGACAGCGCGGTATACGGCGGCGACATCGACACGCTTGAGATCGTGTTCAACCCGCCCGAAGAGCTGAAGGGCCGCATCAACATGCTCAACGACATGAACGATGTGATCAATGCCGGGCTGCGCTATCTCGATTATCCGCGCTGCAATTCCGACCCCGCCCAGATGAAAGAGCTGCTGGCGCTGCTGCTCAAGGCCAAGGAAGACTGGCGCACCATGGATTACGCGGTGATCGAGAAGCTGACCTCGAAGGATGTCGACCTGTCGCAAAGCTGGAACGGCGCCGCGATGCGCGCCCGAGCCGATCGCCCGACGTTGAAATACGCCTATCCCAAGGAAGGTTTCACCGGCTGGATGGATAACGTCGCGGTGCTGGCGGATGCCCCCAACATGGAGAACGCCATGCTGTTCGTGAACTTCATGATGGAGCCGGAAAACGCGGCGATGACTTCCAACTTTGCCCGCTATGCCAACGGCGTCATCGGGTCAGAGGAATTCATGGACGCCGAAATGCTGGAGGCGCCGGAGATCGTGATGCCTGAAGGCGCCCCGGTGCCGGACTTCGTCAAACCCTGCGATCAGGATGTCGTGGCGATGTACAACAAGGTCTGGACCCGCCTGAAGCAGTAA
- a CDS encoding ABC transporter permease, whose translation MLWRNSETRELRRQPLFTALSWLVLLLLYAPIAVLILFSFNDNRSVVVWTEASLKWYAKALENDDIRNAAWISIRVALTATVISTVIATMAALATTRGGNYCGRAAAIALINQPLMIPEIVTAIATLSFFSILRQLTGITGLGWLILAHTVFCIPFAFIPVRARLADMSETFETAAADLYATPWQTFRHVTLPLLMPGILAGAMLAFVVSLDDVIITLLIAGPGETTLPIYILGQIRRGVTPEVNAVSTILILLTVAMVALTFALQRKRK comes from the coding sequence ATGCTGTGGCGCAACAGCGAGACGCGTGAGTTGCGGCGTCAGCCCCTGTTCACGGCGCTTTCATGGCTGGTTCTACTGCTGCTTTATGCGCCGATCGCCGTGCTGATCCTGTTCTCTTTCAACGACAACCGCTCGGTCGTCGTCTGGACCGAGGCGAGCCTCAAGTGGTACGCCAAGGCGCTGGAGAATGACGACATCCGCAACGCGGCCTGGATTTCGATCCGGGTAGCTCTGACTGCCACAGTCATCTCTACCGTCATCGCGACAATGGCGGCGTTGGCGACAACGCGGGGCGGTAATTATTGCGGGCGCGCAGCGGCGATTGCCCTGATCAATCAGCCGCTGATGATCCCGGAAATCGTCACCGCCATTGCCACCCTGTCGTTCTTTTCGATCCTGCGGCAGCTGACAGGGATCACCGGGCTGGGCTGGCTCATTCTGGCGCATACGGTGTTCTGTATTCCCTTTGCCTTTATCCCGGTGCGCGCCCGTCTTGCCGATATGTCCGAAACCTTCGAGACCGCCGCCGCCGATCTTTATGCAACGCCCTGGCAGACCTTCCGCCATGTCACCCTGCCGCTGCTGATGCCGGGCATTCTGGCGGGCGCAATGCTGGCCTTCGTGGTCTCGCTGGATGACGTGATCATCACCCTGCTGATCGCCGGTCCCGGGGAAACCACCCTGCCGATCTACATCCTGGGCCAGATCCGGCGCGGCGTGACGCCCGAGGTCAACGCGGTCTCCACCATTCTGATCCTGCTGACCGTGGCCATGGTCGCGCTGACCTTCGCCCTGCAACGCAAACGAAAATAA